Proteins encoded within one genomic window of Bacillus sp. 1NLA3E:
- the spxA gene encoding transcriptional regulator SpxA produces the protein MVTLYTSPSCTSCRKAKSWLEEHEIPYRERNIFSEPLSIDEIKEILRMTEDGTDEIISTRSKTFQKLNVNVENMPLQDLFELIKHNPGLLRRPIIIDEKRLQVGYNEDEIRRFLPRKVRTFQLREAQRLVN, from the coding sequence ATGGTAACATTATACACTTCACCAAGTTGTACATCATGTAGAAAAGCAAAATCATGGCTAGAAGAACATGAAATCCCTTATCGGGAAAGAAATATTTTTTCTGAACCTTTGTCAATTGATGAGATAAAAGAGATTTTAAGAATGACTGAAGATGGAACAGATGAAATCATCTCAACCAGATCTAAAACATTTCAAAAGTTAAATGTAAATGTTGAAAATATGCCACTTCAGGATTTATTTGAATTGATTAAACATAATCCAGGTCTACTTCGTCGACCAATCATCATTGACGAAAAACGTCTTCAAGTTGGTTATAATGAAGATGAAATCCGTCGATTCCTTCCAAGAAAGGTTCGCACCTTTCAATTGCGCGAAGCTCAACGTCTTGTAAATTAA
- the mecA gene encoding adaptor protein MecA, which produces MEIERINENTVKFYISYVDIEERGFDREEIWYNRERSEELFWEMMDEVHQEEEFSVEGPLWIQVQALDKGLEVLVTRAHLSKDGQKLEVPVGEKLKDIPVDDRIEELLDQHFNPKSDADEEDESFEGDLEFLLTFADFEDVISLSKSPGIDDLPTKLYSFENKYYLFVEFPEDQFEEEDIDDKLSILLEFANESALTIHRVEEYGRLIIGENVFQVLREHFS; this is translated from the coding sequence ATGGAAATAGAGCGAATTAATGAGAATACCGTAAAATTTTATATTTCTTATGTTGATATAGAGGAAAGAGGCTTTGACCGTGAAGAAATTTGGTATAATCGCGAGCGGAGCGAAGAACTCTTTTGGGAAATGATGGATGAAGTTCATCAAGAAGAGGAGTTTAGTGTAGAGGGTCCTTTATGGATTCAGGTACAGGCATTAGATAAGGGTTTGGAAGTGTTGGTGACTAGAGCTCATCTTTCTAAAGACGGGCAAAAGCTGGAAGTACCTGTAGGCGAAAAGCTAAAAGACATTCCGGTTGACGATCGAATCGAGGAGTTGCTTGACCAACATTTTAATCCAAAAAGTGATGCAGATGAGGAAGATGAATCATTCGAAGGGGATTTGGAGTTCTTACTCACTTTTGCTGATTTTGAGGATGTCATCTCGCTTTCTAAAAGTCCTGGAATTGATGACTTACCTACAAAGCTCTATTCTTTTGAAAATAAATATTACTTATTTGTTGAATTTCCTGAAGATCAATTTGAAGAAGAAGATATTGATGACAAGTTAAGTATCCTCCTTGAATTTGCCAATGAATCCGCTTTGACCATCCATCGGGTTGAGGAATACGGTCGACTTATTATTGGTGAAAATGTTTTTCAAGTATTAAGAGAACACTTCTCTTAA
- the cls gene encoding cardiolipin synthase, which yields MKNTVRVTFFIIILSSIWLLLHKHFQDLVVQYFSVIITLSVVFIGFVIFLENRHPAQTLTWLVVLGSFPLVGFVFYLLFGRNYHKEKMFRKKYFQDKQAFLKVEGDIDPASERKIRLMGDHQQKLFSLAQKLGNSPISFSTETEVLTNGSNTFERMIEALKVATHHIHLEYYIVRDDLIGNQLKNLLIEKAKQGVKVRFLYDAVGSWMLSKHYVKELRAAGVEMIAFGPVRLPFLNSKFNFRNHRKIIVIDGTVGFVGGLNIGDEYLGRDQNFGFWRDTHLMVIGEAVRTLQLIFLQDWYYMTNRSFLTAEYLSPRLQENNHGGVQLIAGGPDNEVSVIKNIYFSMITSAKKAVWISTPYFIPDEDIFSALKIAALSGIDVRILMPKKPDKRLVFYASRSYFPELLEAGVKIFEYEKGFMHSKIVIVDNELASIGTSNMDMRSFHLNFEVNAFLFRTSSIQKLVDDYIKDIEESEQIDYAAFINRNFGLKLLESTSRLLSPLL from the coding sequence ATGAAAAATACAGTGAGAGTCACTTTTTTCATCATAATTTTGTCTAGTATTTGGTTGCTATTACATAAGCATTTTCAGGATTTAGTTGTTCAGTATTTTAGTGTGATCATTACACTATCGGTTGTTTTTATCGGATTTGTTATCTTTTTAGAAAATCGCCATCCGGCACAAACTTTAACGTGGCTGGTGGTTTTGGGTAGCTTTCCTTTAGTAGGGTTTGTTTTTTATTTGTTGTTTGGGAGAAATTATCACAAGGAAAAAATGTTTAGAAAAAAATATTTCCAAGATAAACAGGCATTTTTAAAAGTTGAAGGAGACATTGATCCTGCTAGTGAAAGAAAAATTCGGCTTATGGGGGATCACCAGCAAAAGCTTTTTTCTTTAGCGCAAAAATTAGGGAATAGCCCTATTTCATTTTCAACTGAAACAGAAGTATTAACAAATGGTTCAAATACCTTTGAACGGATGATTGAGGCATTGAAGGTTGCAACTCACCACATTCACCTTGAATACTATATTGTTCGAGATGATCTCATTGGAAATCAACTTAAGAACTTGTTAATTGAAAAAGCAAAACAAGGGGTTAAAGTTCGCTTTTTATACGACGCAGTTGGTTCTTGGATGCTCTCAAAGCACTATGTAAAAGAATTAAGAGCTGCTGGAGTCGAGATGATAGCGTTTGGGCCGGTGAGATTACCCTTTCTAAACAGTAAGTTTAATTTTCGGAACCACCGGAAAATCATTGTAATTGATGGTACAGTCGGTTTTGTCGGAGGTTTGAATATTGGGGATGAATACCTAGGGCGTGATCAAAACTTTGGTTTTTGGCGTGACACCCATTTGATGGTCATAGGAGAAGCCGTTAGAACTCTTCAATTAATCTTTTTACAGGATTGGTATTATATGACCAACAGAAGCTTTTTAACTGCTGAATATCTATCACCAAGGCTTCAGGAAAATAACCATGGTGGTGTTCAATTAATTGCAGGTGGACCAGATAATGAAGTAAGTGTCATCAAAAATATCTATTTTTCAATGATTACCTCCGCAAAGAAAGCGGTTTGGATATCAACACCTTATTTTATCCCTGACGAGGATATCTTTTCTGCGCTTAAAATTGCTGCTTTGAGTGGGATTGATGTTCGAATTTTGATGCCTAAAAAACCAGATAAACGTCTTGTATTTTATGCTTCTCGGTCCTATTTTCCAGAGCTGTTAGAAGCAGGGGTGAAAATATTTGAATATGAAAAAGGATTTATGCATAGCAAAATAGTAATCGTAGACAACGAGCTTGCTTCGATTGGAACCTCGAACATGGATATGAGGAGCTTTCATCTGAATTTCGAGGTAAATGCCTTTCTATTTCGGACTAGTAGTATTCAGAAGCTTGTTGATGATTATATTAAAGACATAGAGGAATCCGAGCAGATCGATTATGCAGCCTTTATTAATAGAAATTTTGGCTTAAAATTGCTTGAATCTACTTCAAGGCTCCTTTCGCCCTTACTTTAA
- a CDS encoding competence protein CoiA: MLTALDENGSLICLADFKYQQGLRTLREKGYFFCPTCKEKVILKIGMKKISHFAHYRDSACCLRYENESDYHLAGKQKLYHWLKANGLEPELEVYDESIQQRPDIRFIYQQKRYALEYQCSVIPEDLFIKRTKAYQQNHYSPLWILGGNFFSRKSSSIVSLSDFQYLATVATDGQSLMRYYCPNVNQFIFLNQIIPTTVRNALSSIWMPRLDYVDLDQFLMPQIHSSPSSDTWQKEIKNFKLYYSQNPQAFRDPFLKELYSNHLYISLLPPEIGLPVSHSTFIRTPPVIWQGFVYLDGLQGHSKGDTISFYSINQAFKKRIWKKQICLRTLPIGKGTASNAVLEYLNLLVNCEYLTRVNDTTFKINNELKIATNVMEQEKLEFSFYKKYKYFFNFNSQ; the protein is encoded by the coding sequence TTGCTGACCGCTTTGGATGAAAACGGTAGCTTGATTTGTTTGGCAGATTTCAAATATCAGCAGGGATTACGTACACTAAGGGAAAAGGGATATTTTTTTTGTCCTACTTGTAAGGAAAAGGTTATTTTAAAAATAGGGATGAAAAAAATCTCTCATTTTGCACACTACCGGGATAGCGCTTGTTGTTTGAGGTATGAAAACGAATCAGACTATCATCTTGCTGGGAAACAGAAACTTTACCATTGGTTAAAGGCAAACGGACTTGAACCAGAGCTTGAGGTATATGATGAAAGTATTCAACAAAGGCCAGATATAAGATTTATCTATCAGCAGAAAAGATATGCACTTGAGTATCAATGCTCAGTCATTCCTGAAGATCTATTTATTAAAAGGACAAAAGCCTACCAACAGAATCATTATTCTCCTCTTTGGATTCTTGGTGGTAATTTTTTCTCCCGTAAGAGCTCCTCAATTGTATCCCTCTCAGACTTTCAATATTTAGCTACAGTTGCTACAGATGGACAATCATTGATGAGATATTATTGTCCGAATGTTAATCAATTTATCTTTTTAAATCAAATCATCCCTACTACCGTCCGAAATGCTTTATCCTCTATATGGATGCCCAGACTAGATTATGTAGATCTTGATCAATTCCTTATGCCTCAAATACATTCCTCTCCTTCATCAGATACTTGGCAAAAGGAAATAAAAAACTTCAAACTTTATTACTCTCAAAACCCTCAAGCCTTTCGTGATCCATTTCTCAAGGAACTTTATTCTAATCACCTTTATATCTCTCTTTTACCTCCAGAAATTGGACTTCCCGTTTCCCACAGTACCTTTATTAGGACACCTCCTGTAATCTGGCAAGGCTTTGTCTATCTTGACGGATTACAAGGGCACTCTAAGGGTGATACCATTTCTTTTTACTCGATTAATCAAGCCTTCAAAAAAAGAATATGGAAGAAGCAAATTTGCCTTAGAACCCTGCCAATCGGAAAGGGGACTGCTTCAAACGCGGTCTTAGAATATTTAAATCTACTGGTTAACTGTGAATATTTGACAAGAGTAAATGATACAACATTTAAGATCAATAACGAGTTGAAAATAGCCACCAACGTAATGGAACAGGAAAAGCTCGAGTTTTCTTTCTATAAAAAATACAAATATTTTTTCAATTTTAACAGTCAATGA
- a CDS encoding ABC transporter ATP-binding protein → MEKILEVKNLEVSFQTYGGEVKAVRGVSFDLIKGETLAIVGESGSGKSVMTQTIMKLIPMPPGKIKGGQILFNGDDIVPKTDKQMEKIRGKEISMIFQDPMTSLNPTMKVGRQIMEVLLKHQNMSTAAAKQRAVELLHLVGIPMAERRVNQYPHEFSGGMRQRAMIAIALAASPKLLIADEPTTALDVTIQAQILELMKDLQNKMETSIIFITHDLGVVANVADRVAVMYAGKIVELGTVDEIFYDPRHPYTWGLLASMPSLDNHEKTELAAIPGTPPDLTNPPIGDAFAARNPYALAIDFEEEPPLYQISETHFASTWLLHPDAPKVEPPETVKKRIRQMASNFDKPILVGEVK, encoded by the coding sequence ATGGAAAAAATATTGGAAGTAAAAAATCTAGAGGTCTCATTCCAAACATATGGAGGAGAAGTGAAAGCTGTTCGCGGTGTTAGCTTTGACCTTATTAAAGGCGAAACACTTGCAATTGTTGGGGAATCAGGGTCAGGAAAGTCAGTTATGACGCAAACCATCATGAAGTTGATTCCGATGCCGCCTGGTAAAATTAAAGGTGGGCAAATTCTATTTAATGGTGACGACATTGTACCTAAAACAGATAAACAAATGGAAAAAATACGCGGTAAGGAAATCAGTATGATATTCCAAGACCCGATGACATCTTTAAATCCGACGATGAAGGTAGGACGTCAGATTATGGAGGTCCTATTAAAACATCAGAATATGTCAACCGCTGCTGCAAAGCAACGTGCAGTTGAGTTACTTCATTTAGTAGGAATCCCCATGGCTGAAAGACGGGTAAATCAATACCCACATGAATTCTCGGGTGGAATGAGACAACGGGCGATGATCGCGATTGCACTTGCCGCTAGTCCGAAGCTGTTAATTGCTGATGAACCAACAACTGCACTAGATGTTACGATTCAAGCTCAAATATTAGAGTTAATGAAAGATTTACAAAATAAAATGGAGACATCTATTATCTTCATTACTCATGACCTCGGAGTTGTCGCAAACGTGGCAGATCGGGTTGCGGTCATGTATGCAGGAAAAATAGTCGAATTGGGCACGGTAGATGAAATTTTCTACGATCCTCGCCATCCGTACACATGGGGCTTATTAGCATCTATGCCTAGCCTTGATAATCATGAGAAAACAGAGCTTGCGGCGATACCAGGAACACCTCCGGATTTAACAAATCCACCAATAGGAGATGCTTTTGCAGCTAGAAATCCTTATGCACTCGCAATAGATTTTGAAGAAGAACCACCGTTGTATCAAATTTCTGAAACACATTTCGCTAGTACATGGCTTCTTCATCCAGATGCGCCAAAGGTTGAACCACCAGAAACGGTGAAAAAACGGATTCGCCAGATGGCCTCCAATTTTGATAAACCGATTTTGGTAGGGGAGGTAAAATAA
- a CDS encoding ABC transporter permease produces MAKYISKRLLYMIISLYLIITATFFFMRIAPGNPFTSEKQLPPEIEASLNAHYGLDKPWYVQYGDYLVKIAHWDLGPSFKYKARTVNDLINDGFPVSLTLGAEAIFIALAFGVLLGVIAALKHNKWQDYAAMIVAVMGISVPSFIMATILQYFLAIKLGLFPVARWETFMHSILPALALASTPMAFIARLTRSSMLEVLSNDYIKTAKAKGLSQGVITIKHTIRNALLPVVSYMGPLSAGIITGSFVIEKIFGIPGLGSHFVLSIANRDYTVIMGVTVFYSILLLMSILLVDIAYGFIDPRIKLTGGKKGE; encoded by the coding sequence GTGGCAAAATATATATCAAAACGATTGTTGTATATGATTATTTCCTTATACCTCATTATTACAGCAACGTTTTTCTTTATGAGAATAGCACCAGGTAATCCTTTTACATCAGAAAAACAATTGCCTCCTGAAATTGAAGCAAGCCTTAATGCTCATTATGGCCTTGATAAGCCATGGTATGTTCAATACGGAGATTATTTAGTCAAAATTGCTCATTGGGATTTGGGGCCTTCCTTTAAATACAAGGCACGAACAGTAAATGATTTGATAAATGACGGTTTTCCAGTTTCATTAACACTTGGGGCAGAAGCAATTTTCATTGCGCTTGCATTTGGTGTTTTACTTGGAGTTATCGCAGCGCTAAAACATAATAAGTGGCAGGACTATGCGGCAATGATTGTGGCTGTAATGGGGATTTCTGTGCCATCATTTATCATGGCAACCATTTTACAATATTTCTTAGCAATTAAATTAGGTCTTTTTCCAGTCGCTCGATGGGAGACCTTTATGCATTCTATTCTTCCTGCGTTGGCATTAGCATCAACACCAATGGCCTTTATCGCCCGTTTAACACGGTCTAGCATGTTAGAGGTATTGAGCAATGATTATATAAAAACAGCAAAAGCAAAAGGATTGAGCCAAGGTGTAATAACAATTAAGCATACCATCCGTAATGCTCTTTTACCGGTAGTATCTTATATGGGTCCGTTATCAGCAGGAATTATCACAGGAAGTTTTGTAATTGAAAAAATATTTGGGATTCCCGGGTTAGGCTCTCACTTTGTTTTAAGCATTGCTAACCGTGATTATACCGTTATCATGGGAGTCACAGTTTTCTATAGCATTTTATTACTAATGTCTATTCTTCTTGTCGACATTGCCTATGGATTCATAGATCCGCGGATTAAATTGACTGGCGGGAAGAAAGGAGAATAA
- a CDS encoding ABC transporter ATP-binding protein has product MAEKLVEIKNLKQYFNIGKPDLVKAVDDVSFDIYKGETLGLVGESGCGKSTTGRSIIRLYDATGGQVLFDGKDVHGKKNHKELKLFNRKMQMIFQDPYASLNPRMTVSDIIAEGIDIHGLADNKQKRMERVYELLETVGLNKEHANRYPHEFSGGQRQRIGIARALAVEPEFIIADEPISALDVSIQAQVVNLMKKLQREKGLTYLFIAHDLSMVKYISDRIGVMYYGKLVELATAEELYKNPLHPYTLSLLSAIPLPDPETERTRRRHSYDPSTHHYGDNEKVEMREVHSGHFVYCSEKEFVDFKANYKQ; this is encoded by the coding sequence ATGGCAGAAAAACTAGTAGAGATTAAAAATTTAAAGCAATATTTCAATATAGGTAAACCAGATCTTGTCAAAGCAGTTGACGATGTTTCTTTTGATATATACAAAGGCGAAACTTTGGGGTTAGTTGGGGAATCAGGTTGTGGTAAATCGACAACAGGACGTTCCATTATCCGCCTTTATGATGCAACTGGTGGACAAGTCTTATTTGATGGAAAAGACGTTCATGGTAAGAAGAATCATAAAGAATTGAAGCTTTTTAATCGGAAAATGCAAATGATTTTCCAGGACCCATATGCATCACTAAATCCACGGATGACTGTTTCTGATATCATCGCTGAGGGGATAGACATCCATGGCTTAGCGGATAACAAACAGAAACGGATGGAAAGGGTGTATGAACTATTAGAAACAGTTGGATTAAATAAAGAACACGCAAATCGCTATCCACATGAGTTCTCTGGTGGACAAAGACAACGGATCGGCATCGCTAGAGCGTTGGCTGTTGAACCAGAATTCATTATTGCTGATGAACCGATCTCCGCTCTAGACGTGTCGATCCAGGCACAAGTTGTAAATCTTATGAAAAAACTTCAACGTGAAAAAGGGTTGACCTATTTATTCATTGCTCATGACTTGTCGATGGTAAAATACATTAGTGACCGAATTGGTGTCATGTATTATGGGAAATTAGTAGAATTAGCTACCGCGGAAGAACTTTATAAAAATCCGCTTCATCCTTATACGTTATCGTTATTATCTGCGATTCCGCTACCAGATCCAGAGACGGAGCGTACACGGCGTCGACATTCATATGATCCTAGTACTCACCATTATGGAGATAACGAAAAGGTGGAAATGCGGGAAGTCCACTCAGGCCACTTTGTATACTGCTCTGAGAAGGAATTTGTAGATTTCAAAGCGAATTATAAGCAATAA
- a CDS encoding peptide ABC transporter substrate-binding protein has protein sequence MKKRLLVFFSMLLVLSMFLAACGGKDNADSKKDSNGTKSDVPQELHLNISTEPFSLNPGLANDSTSGGVLHQTFEGLTRLDAKGKPQPAMAEKITTSKDLTTYTFKLRDTKWSNGDPVTAEDFVYAWKWALDPKNESQYAYQLYYVKGAQAFNEGTGTADAVGVKAIDSKTLEVTLENPTPYFLELTAFYTYFPVNSKIAIDNPNWHVDAGDKYTSNGPFKMVEWSHSDKIVLEPNENYWDAKNVKLTKVEMTMITDANTELSMFDNGELDWAGKPLGYLPTDVLPQLKADKKLKSQPIAGTYWYKFNTEKAPFNNKNIRKAFAYAINRKAIVENVSLGGEIPAMAAVPPSMFKENTKGYFKDNDVKKAKEYLEKGLKELNLKSAADLPAISLSYNTNEGHQKIAQAIQDMWKQNLGVNVTLDNQEWKVYIDKLHSGDYQIGRMGWLGDFNDPINFLELYKDKNGGNNDTFWENADFKELLNKSSKEADPDKRFQLLKDAEKIFIDDMPVAPIYFYTDTWVQNDHLKGVVISGLGDIQLKWAYFE, from the coding sequence GTGAAGAAAAGATTATTAGTCTTTTTTAGTATGTTATTAGTACTCAGCATGTTCCTTGCTGCATGTGGTGGGAAAGATAATGCTGACAGCAAAAAAGATTCTAATGGAACTAAATCGGATGTTCCACAAGAATTGCATTTAAACATTTCAACAGAGCCATTCTCCTTAAACCCAGGATTGGCAAACGATTCAACATCAGGCGGTGTTTTACACCAAACATTCGAAGGTTTAACTCGCCTTGATGCTAAAGGAAAACCACAACCAGCTATGGCTGAAAAAATCACAACAAGTAAAGATTTAACTACCTATACGTTTAAACTACGTGATACAAAATGGTCTAATGGAGACCCTGTTACTGCAGAAGACTTCGTTTATGCCTGGAAATGGGCTTTAGATCCTAAAAACGAATCTCAATATGCCTATCAGTTGTATTACGTTAAAGGCGCACAAGCTTTTAACGAAGGTACTGGAACTGCTGACGCTGTTGGGGTTAAAGCAATAGATAGCAAAACTTTGGAAGTTACACTTGAAAATCCAACTCCTTACTTCTTAGAGTTAACTGCATTTTACACATATTTCCCAGTTAACAGTAAAATTGCAATAGATAATCCAAACTGGCATGTTGATGCTGGTGATAAATATACATCAAACGGCCCATTCAAAATGGTTGAATGGTCTCACAGTGACAAAATTGTCCTTGAGCCAAATGAAAACTATTGGGATGCCAAAAATGTTAAGCTTACAAAAGTTGAAATGACGATGATTACTGATGCAAACACTGAGCTTTCAATGTTTGATAACGGCGAGTTGGATTGGGCAGGAAAACCATTAGGGTATCTTCCAACCGATGTGCTTCCGCAATTAAAAGCAGATAAGAAGTTAAAATCCCAACCAATAGCTGGTACTTACTGGTACAAATTCAACACAGAAAAAGCTCCTTTTAATAACAAAAACATTCGTAAAGCTTTCGCTTATGCGATTAATCGTAAAGCAATTGTTGAAAATGTTTCTCTTGGTGGAGAAATCCCAGCAATGGCGGCAGTACCTCCATCCATGTTTAAAGAAAACACAAAAGGGTATTTTAAAGATAACGATGTGAAAAAGGCTAAGGAGTACTTAGAAAAAGGATTAAAAGAACTTAACCTTAAGAGTGCAGCTGATTTACCTGCAATTTCTCTATCTTACAACACAAATGAAGGACATCAAAAAATTGCTCAAGCAATTCAAGATATGTGGAAGCAAAATCTTGGAGTTAATGTCACTCTTGATAACCAAGAGTGGAAGGTTTATATTGACAAACTTCATTCTGGGGATTATCAAATTGGTCGTATGGGTTGGTTAGGTGACTTCAATGATCCGATTAACTTCCTTGAATTATACAAAGATAAAAACGGTGGTAATAACGATACATTCTGGGAAAATGCAGATTTTAAAGAGCTACTTAATAAATCTTCGAAAGAAGCAGATCCTGACAAGCGTTTTCAATTGTTAAAAGATGCTGAAAAAATATTTATCGATGATATGCCAGTTGCGCCAATCTACTTCTATACAGATACTTGGGTTCAAAATGACCACCTAAAAGGTGTCGTTATTTCTGGACTTGGTGATATCCAATTAAAATGGGCTTATTTCGAATAA
- a CDS encoding ABC transporter permease — MQQLSKDKFQLVGSRISDAEKISKPSLSFWKDVFIRFRKNKLALFGVVLLIILLFMAAFGPYMTGFDYRTTDLMNTNKAPSAAHWFGTDDLGRDMFTRTWEGARISLFIGIAAALVDFTIGVFWGGFSGYKGGRVDEFMMRTADILYGVPYLLLVILLMVVLGQSLSTMILAMTITGWINMARIVRGQVLSLKSQEYVLAARTLGAGLPRIMRRHLIPNTMGPILVTMTLSIPSAIFTESFLSYLGLGLTPPLASWGTMASDGLPAIKYYPWRLFFPATFICLTIFAFNVIGDGLRDALDPRLRK; from the coding sequence ATGCAACAACTATCAAAAGATAAATTTCAATTAGTGGGCAGTAGAATATCTGATGCAGAGAAAATCTCAAAACCAAGCCTTTCCTTTTGGAAAGATGTTTTTATTCGTTTTCGAAAAAACAAGTTGGCTTTGTTTGGAGTTGTGTTACTAATCATACTCCTATTCATGGCTGCTTTTGGACCATATATGACTGGATTTGACTACAGAACCACTGATTTAATGAATACCAACAAAGCCCCATCAGCAGCGCATTGGTTTGGAACTGATGATCTTGGACGAGATATGTTCACCCGAACGTGGGAAGGGGCACGGATTTCCCTATTTATTGGTATCGCAGCAGCGTTAGTAGATTTCACAATTGGCGTTTTTTGGGGGGGCTTCTCTGGGTATAAAGGCGGTCGTGTTGACGAATTTATGATGCGAACAGCGGATATTCTTTATGGAGTACCTTATTTACTTCTTGTCATATTATTAATGGTAGTTCTTGGTCAATCCTTATCGACAATGATACTAGCAATGACCATTACAGGATGGATTAACATGGCACGGATTGTTAGGGGGCAAGTCCTGTCTTTAAAAAGTCAGGAATATGTTCTTGCAGCACGAACACTTGGTGCAGGGTTACCACGTATTATGCGCCGACACTTAATTCCTAATACAATGGGTCCAATCTTGGTTACGATGACATTATCTATTCCTTCGGCAATTTTTACAGAGTCTTTCTTAAGTTATTTAGGTTTAGGTTTAACTCCACCGTTAGCGAGTTGGGGAACTATGGCTTCAGATGGATTACCCGCAATTAAATACTACCCATGGCGCTTATTCTTCCCAGCGACATTTATCTGCTTAACAATCTTTGCTTTTAACGTTATTGGGGACGGATTACGTGATGCGCTTGATCCAAGATTACGGAAATAA